In Arachis hypogaea cultivar Tifrunner chromosome 17, arahy.Tifrunner.gnm2.J5K5, whole genome shotgun sequence, a single window of DNA contains:
- the LOC112766709 gene encoding GDSL esterase/lipase EXL3, producing the protein MAVFVNNNSNNNNGLMVRLSLIVLLALWQTTSALVKLPPNVTVPAVIAFGDSIVDPGNNNGIKTLVKCNFPPYGKDFQGGNPTGRFCNGKIPTDLLVEEMNIKQTLPAYLDPNLQPSDLVTGVCFASGASGYDPLTPKIASVISLSEQLEMFKEYIGKLKQIVGEERTNVILQNSLYLVVAGSDDIANTYFVARVRQLQYDIPAYTDLMVNSASNFVKEIYALGARRIGVLSAPPIGCVPSQRTLAGGLARECAEDYNYAAKLFNSKLSKELDSLNRNSPNSRIVYIDVYNPLLDIILNYQNYGYKVVDRGCCGTGKLEVAVLCNPLDATCPDASEYVFWDSYHPTESVYRLLIRQVLDKYIEKLI; encoded by the exons ATGGCTGTTTTTGTgaacaataatagtaataataataatggcttAATGGTCCGTTTGAGTTTGATAGTATTGTTAGCTTTGTGGCAGACGACGAGTGCGTTGGTGAAACTGCCACCAAATGTTACAGTTCCTGCGGTGATAGCTTTTGGAGATTCAATAGTAGACCCTGGCAACAACAACGGCATTAAGACACTCGTCAAATGCAATTTCCCTCCGTACGGAAAGGATTTTcagggaggcaacccaactggtCGTTTTTGCAATGGAAAAATTCCTACCGACCTTCTTG TTGAAGAAATGAATATTAAGCAAACTTTGCCCGCATATTTGGATCCAAATCTACAACCAAGTGACCTTGTTACGGGAGTGTGCTTTGCTTCAGGTGCCTCTGGATACGATCCCTTGACGCCAAAAATAgcg tcaGTGATATCACTGTCGGAGCAACTAGAGATGTTCAAAGAGTACATAGGGAAGCTTAAACAGATAGTTGGAGAAGAAAGAACAAATGTCATCCTACAAAACAGTCTTTACCTTGTAGTGGCAGGAAGTGACGATATTGCCAATACCTATTTCGTTGCTCGCGTTAGACAACTCCAGTATGATATTCCTGCTTACACTGACCTTATGGTCAATTCAGCCTCTAATTTCGTTaag GAGATATATGCTCTTGGAGCACGGAGAATTGGGGTACTGAGTGCACCACCAATTGGGTGTGTGCCTTCACAGAGAACTTTAGCTGGAGGCTTAGCAAGAGAGTGTGCTGAAGATTACAATTACGCGGCAAAATTATTTAACTCCAAACTGTCAAAAGAATTGGATTCTCTTAATCGCAACTCACCCAATAGTAGGATCGTTTACATTGATGTTTACAACCCCCTTCTTGATATCATTCTCAACTACCAAAATTATG GTTATAAAGTTGTGGACAGAGGTTGCTGTGGAACAGGGAAATTAGAGGTTGCAGTGTTGTGCAACCCTTTGGATGCCACTTGTCCAGATGCTTCAGAATATGTTTTTTGGGATAGTTATCATCCAACTGAATCAGTGTACAGACTCCTAATACGACAAGTTCTTGATAAGTACATCGAAAAATTGATATAA